The nucleotide sequence GATAGAATCCATAGTAAAGAATAGCCTGGAAACTATGCAGACAGTTGCTGTATAAGCTTCTTATGCCATCATATGTATCATTTAATCTGCAGGTTTGCTGTTATCTTGATcacaattattaataaattatgaaGGCCTGCTATATTAGTCTGAATCATAATCTAAATATTAACAGGATGGTCCGTTTTTCTGGAAGAATGGAAAAGCACTAGTTAAAAAGGGgataaaaaaacaatattttatgtaTAGGAGTGGTAATGTTAGAACTAAATTAACAAAGAATTATACTTTATATGGTGGACACCGCAGTAATACATCaaagaaacatataaaatagaaaatactcAATTTTCAGTTTGCCACTTACAGAATGATTTAAACATATCAGTAGATCTGCCAATTATAATTcccaaaatgaatgaaatttaaatCTAAAGAATAACTGCTATAAGGTACCTCAGAAGACTTAATTCCTAAAATACATAAAACCTTAAGTGTGTAATATCAAAATAATATAGTATCACCAGTCCCACCTCTCTCTCAAAggatctagaaataaaggttaGGGCACAAATTAATTTGGATTCTACCTTTgtagaaaatttcaaaatggcAAACCCCctcaaaaaaaccaaacaaccccCAAACAAACTTGGAAAAGCCATGAAAGAGCTTTTTTGTGATCAGTCAGTCAAAtgccactaatcctccctgaaaTTACTGTTCTGGTACATCAATCCTGAGTACTCTAACTTTTGATTTATAATGATATTCCTTCAGATATAATTTCATAGATGAAGGAATTGGGAGAGTATCAATGCCATCATATGTTGTACAATTACAAATAACTGTCCTGCATATATgctgaagggaaaagggaaaagtccGATTTAAAGGAGTAGATAAAAGTGGTTCAAAGAACATACAAGAACTTGGGTCTTTATAATGTTCTAGTAGTCCAGTAATATCAGGAGAATGGAAGACACAAGGATCATGTGCATCAAAGCTAAAGTTGTGATTCCACTGTTCAATCCTAGCATGAAGAGAACGACTATAGCGTCTAAAACTAACAGAGAACAAATAGTCTTCCTGTGCTGAGTCACGAAGTAAAAAGGTACCCTCTGGTTTTCCTTCCAGTAATGCCTCAGCTGCATATTTATCCATTACTCCCCAATAACATGGATTGTTATTGATCTGAAGGAGATCTGGAACAAGACAGTGAACATAATCTATTTGAGTATGGTATTTAGGAGGTGTTTCCAACTGCAGCATTTCATCATCAGTTTCCcattttggtttgtttcttttcctaGAACTTGTGCAAAGTGTTAAAATTTCATCATCTGAATCCATATCACTATCTTCTAAACTGTTATTAGATGTCAGGTTCATTACAGAATCAGTTTTTGGATCACATTTATGTGAATGGTTGTCAGTAGCCATGTCACACAGCTGAACCTGATTATGTGAAAAAGAGTTTATACTTTCTTCCCTGTTACCTCTTTCCTTCAGCTGGACATCCCTCATGTCACTTTCAGATAAGTCTGTGCTTCTCCAGTTATCTGATTTTGGAGTTATAGGGGCAGTTTGTTGTTTAATTAAATGCCAACGAAAGGCCAGATCTGACTGAGGTGGGAAAGGACACTTATCTAACATGAGTTCACTgataagaatttttctttttgaagggAGCACTGAAGAGTGTCGACTGCTACAATTTTTTATGGGAAAACACTGTCCCATAGCATCTTGCAGTTTTTGTTTAAGAGATCGCCCCAAAAATCTGTGTCCACAGGAGCGATCTAAATCCAACTCAATGGATGAACAGCTGTGCTTCCTCTCTGGGTTCCCAAAAGGGACATCAGCTTTCTCTGTGGCACCTGGTGCATTGGTATCAGAAGAGTGTTCATTCTTTTTGGACCAAGAGAGCTTTTTCCCACTCCACACATAACCATCTTTTCTGTCTGCACTTCTACTCCGACTTGTTTTGGGTCTCACATCTacatttttagtattattttctGCCATTTTGTCAGTTTATATCCACAAGTACAGGTGTTACATGTGCTGGGTTTTCAGGCTTTTAAGGAGGAAGTTTCTTCTAGGCCCTTTATGGAAGTatctagaaaaacaaacaaaaatatctatCAACAGTTTGTCATATAGTTATCATAGTTCATGCTAAATCTCAATTTCTGGTATGAATAAAttgtgaaaaacaaaattatgtaTCTTGAACATAGAAGGCATTCAATAGATGTTTActgaatgaaattaattttatttatacataaaaatagATGTAGAGAACAAATGTGAGGAAAGTTCCAGGATCATTTTGCTCTTGCCAATGTAAAAACTGCTTTATTATAAAGTAATAACTTGACAACGGGAAATAATATAAAGGATATACATTTCACATTAATTTTAGATACAGCTTAAtagtaatataaataatgaaaattcaaattttttatttgtattctatgCATGTTCAATGTACCtccattttaaatatacattagGAAACTGTTGACCAGGCAGTGAACAAGAGGTACCTTTCTTTTATGTACTGATCTGGTCATGCAGttcttctgctcaaaaatctttagtaGCTCTCTCTATGGCTTATCTAGTAAAGTTCAAATGTCCTTGACTGGAATTCAAGGTCTTCTACAATCTGGCATCAGCTTACATTTTCAACCATGTCTTCTATTtctgttgttaagtcattttcagctgtatctgactctttgtcatCCCATGTattgttggcaaagatacaggagtggttttctattcccttctctagctcattttataaaagaggaaactgagaagaacagttggttaagtgacttgcccagggccacacagctagaagtgtctgaagtcacatatgaattcaggtctctcCGACTCTGTGCtgggcactctatctattgtaccacctagttgcacTGCTATATTAGAGCCCTTTAAGCATTCTAAAATTCCAGctaaaattaattacttttttgtCTCCAAAACACATGTTCTTCTACTTCTATACTTTTGCTTAGGCTGCTTGCTGTACCTGAAagcccttctccttctttctctgctGAAGTCCTGCCAATCCTTCTCTGATTCCTTGTAATAAGTATCTCTCAGACCTTACCTAGAAAAATTTTCTAATGCATGTTTCAAAGGACTATAATAGGTTATAATTATCTGTGTATTATTTTCTAGTAGTCTGTGAGCTCCATGTGAGCAAGTTTTATGTCTTATCAAATCTATCTCCACTAAGTACTTCATATGATATTCTGCAATATGAGTTtggtatttattaaataagtgCATGACCTTATGTTTTCTCAGTAATAATCTGATTTGATGAAGTAAAGCAAAAACTGATAGACCATTATAGGGGTAAGGAATAAAAAGTAGACCTGATGAATTACAcagcaaagaataagaaaaaaatagtggCTGTGGAATACATTATTTTATCCACCAATGCTtacttttatttgaaattataataGCTTACTTTCTCAACATACTTCCTtgtattttctctactttttgtTGCTTACCCattactaatttttaaataaaacattttacaagatTTATTGAAAATGTTACTTGAATGATCTATTTCAAATCCCTGAAAAGCATATTTTTGAGACAGGGACTAGACCTGAGATTTTATTACATAAGGAACTCTTATGTAAGGAAATTCCTTTATTAATATGGCTGGTGGCTTCTTCACAATTTATAAGTTTAAGAATATTGCCTAGAGAGCAACTCCTCAGTAGGagttatgtgtcagaggcaggaattgaatgGGTTTCAAGACAAGCTCTTTATGCATTAAGCAAGGCTCTTCTCAGAGCAATGAGAAcctagtaaatatatatatatacccaaataTCTAAAACTTCCCAGATTACAAGCAAAACTGAAGAGGCACCAAACAAATTTTCCCATGTAGCTCTGCCAACTCAATTCAATCATTAGTCATATTAAAATGTTGTTGCCAGTCAGTCTGAGCAACATTTATAGAGGGAAAGGCTGAATGAAGTATCTGGCATTACTTCCTTCCTTCTAGTcttctaataaataaaattagatcatCAAAGCTAAAGTCTTTCAGCTTGTCTGTTTCTACAGTGTATTGCTATATCCATTCCTGTGGAATGAGTCAGAATAGAACTAAGAGAATGTGATTGCTTAATAATTTTTCCAAGATGATGGGTACTGGAGTACCAGGGCAACTAAAATAAGTGTTTCAAAGATTTAAGGGTCAATGAAATCTACTGAAACACTTAGGTGTAATGAGAAGACACTGAAATCCCATTCATGTGGGTATTCATTTTTCACTGGTGAAATAATAATTCACAAGACTCAtgactgtgttttgtttttctttgttttatgaattGTCCTCACCAATTTACTGACCAATCTACTGACAACAATCTTGTTTGTACTTAGGCTGGTTCCTAGACAACAGAGTCAATCTTTTGCTGGGAATGTATGTAAATTGTTTTCAGTACGGTAGATCCTGTCAAAGCTTAAGAGCTGCTGACATAGCCTTAAACAAACTAGGGCTTTTCTGTTTCatgataagaa is from Gracilinanus agilis isolate LMUSP501 chromosome 2, AgileGrace, whole genome shotgun sequence and encodes:
- the SOCS4 gene encoding suppressor of cytokine signaling 4, with translation MAENNTKNVDVRPKTSRSRSADRKDGYVWSGKKLSWSKKNEHSSDTNAPGATEKADVPFGNPERKHSCSSIELDLDRSCGHRFLGRSLKQKLQDAMGQCFPIKNCSSRHSSVLPSKRKILISELMLDKCPFPPQSDLAFRWHLIKQQTAPITPKSDNWRSTDLSESDMRDVQLKERGNREESINSFSHNQVQLCDMATDNHSHKCDPKTDSVMNLTSNNSLEDSDMDSDDEILTLCTSSRKRNKPKWETDDEMLQLETPPKYHTQIDYVHCLVPDLLQINNNPCYWGVMDKYAAEALLEGKPEGTFLLRDSAQEDYLFSVSFRRYSRSLHARIEQWNHNFSFDAHDPCVFHSPDITGLLEHYKDPSSCMFFEPLLSTPLNRTFPFSLQHICRTVICNCTTYDGIDTLPIPSSMKLYLKEYHYKSKVRVLRIDVPEQ